A stretch of the Aspergillus puulaauensis MK2 DNA, chromosome 6, nearly complete sequence genome encodes the following:
- a CDS encoding nucleoside deaminase (COG:F;~EggNog:ENOG410PPV2;~InterPro:IPR002125,IPR016193;~PFAM:PF14437,PF00383;~go_function: GO:0003824 - catalytic activity [Evidence IEA]), whose amino-acid sequence MPLLIAVQTQLTRITILSKHSSMVSSSDIDYLRRCVELARHALEAGNPPFGSLLVNARGEILHEDHNRTVTEGDVTLHPELSLAKWAEKNLTLSERASATIYTSGEHCPMCSAAHAYAGLGRIVYASSSTQLGKWQKELGVKPGPVVSLPINQIVPGLSVDGPAPGLDEEVHELHRLRQAQLQTDKNP is encoded by the coding sequence ATGCCACTGCTGATCGCTGTGCAGACTCAATTGACCCGTATCACAATCCTCTCAAAACACAGCAGCATGGTGTCCAGCTCAGACATCGACTACTTGCGCCGCTGCGTGGAGCTAGCCCGCCACGCCCTTGAGGCGGGCAATCCACCTTTCGGGTCCTTGCTAGTAAACGCCAGGGGGGAGATTCTTCATGAAGATCACAACCGGACTGTGACTGAGGGAGATGTCACACTGCACCCTGAGCTCTCTTTAGCCAAGTGGGCCGAGAAGAACCTAACGCTGTCAGAGCGTGCTAGTGCTACAATCTATACTTCTGGCGAGCATTGCCCGATGTGTTCCGCTGCACATGCATATGCAGGACTGGGGCGGATTGTATATGCATCGTCCTCGACTCAGCTCGGCAAGTGGCAGAAGGAGCTGGGGGTAAagcctgggcctgttgtGTCACTTCCAATTAATCAGATAGTGCCAGGTCTATCCGTTGATGGTCCAGCCCCAggcctggatgaggaggttcaTGAATTACACCGGCTTCGACAAGCTCAGCTACAAACAGACAAGAACCCCTAG